A portion of the Bdellovibrionales bacterium genome contains these proteins:
- a CDS encoding prepilin-type N-terminal cleavage/methylation domain-containing protein: MNFNGKTRLFRNWCKPGANRGFSLPEVMVSVAIIAVTALGVSQIFVSGHKAMRKMGESSECTNHLNTVVNRIRSLGTRLTIGDYLLPASPPGPAQVRWASNLQGTVLIEGDPGGGDILIADRYPANVNFNISDVPVGVNPVRLQNAHLIQGIMSGMLAISNSNNAIFCVAPTGGVYNAAGGILSQLFTPTVSNKALTNLQTTIRIRPFDLATGAIQPCISPLIIAPRGNPKAMSNFMPTGFPAPLNIGQINSGQIALSVGACPGGTTLVAPAPQGGNYCSTQINNGIAFGPNLRNDYGLLVNLTATYVDKNAVPVGCSGEMRLQYPEDGSIPTTPTITVLTNTTWSSGMGGEQERKSALMNGPLLLRYHLELRLMSIVSQEIPIRFVFRSVL, from the coding sequence TTGAATTTCAATGGGAAGACGAGGCTGTTTAGGAATTGGTGTAAGCCAGGAGCCAATCGGGGATTTTCTCTCCCCGAAGTGATGGTTTCTGTCGCTATTATTGCAGTAACCGCTCTTGGAGTTTCCCAAATTTTTGTCAGCGGCCATAAAGCCATGCGAAAAATGGGTGAATCAAGTGAGTGCACAAATCACTTAAATACAGTCGTCAATCGAATACGCTCGTTGGGAACCCGACTTACTATTGGAGATTATTTGTTGCCTGCGTCCCCCCCTGGGCCCGCTCAAGTGCGGTGGGCAAGTAATCTTCAGGGAACGGTCCTCATTGAGGGAGATCCGGGCGGAGGCGATATTCTCATTGCAGATCGATATCCTGCCAACGTAAATTTCAATATCTCGGACGTGCCGGTTGGAGTTAATCCGGTCAGACTACAGAATGCGCATCTGATTCAGGGAATCATGAGTGGTATGTTGGCAATTTCCAACTCCAATAACGCCATCTTTTGCGTTGCGCCTACCGGTGGAGTTTACAATGCTGCAGGGGGGATACTCAGTCAGCTCTTCACTCCTACGGTTTCAAATAAGGCGCTGACCAATTTGCAGACCACGATTCGAATACGTCCTTTCGATCTCGCAACTGGAGCGATCCAGCCCTGCATTTCCCCTCTTATTATAGCGCCGAGGGGGAATCCCAAGGCGATGTCTAACTTTATGCCAACAGGGTTTCCGGCACCTCTTAACATTGGACAGATCAATTCAGGACAAATAGCGTTAAGTGTTGGAGCTTGTCCTGGAGGTACGACTCTGGTAGCGCCAGCTCCTCAGGGAGGGAACTATTGCAGCACTCAAATTAATAATGGCATTGCGTTTGGGCCCAATCTTCGCAATGACTATGGTTTGTTAGTGAATCTCACGGCCACCTACGTCGATAAAAATGCAGTTCCCGTCGGCTGTTCCGGCGAAATGCGTCTTCAATACCCTGAGGACGGATCGATTCCGACGACCCCCACAATCACAGTCCTCACGAATACCACGTGGTCAAGTGGTATGGGAGGGGAGCAGGAACGCAAAAGCGCCTTAATGAATGGCCCACTGCTCCTTCGGTACCATCTGGAGCTGCGGCTCATGTCAATTGTGTCGCAAGAAATACCAATCAGGTTCGTATTCAGGTCGGTTTTGTAG
- a CDS encoding prepilin-type N-terminal cleavage/methylation domain-containing protein produces the protein MTRMRLLKDKMIYKRECRSCLISMHLKHQGGFTLPELMISTVVASIVFLGAGTLIVETNRGIKVSQQRQHMMDNMITVNMALLKYGNQAIGMRWQGNVDIDAQAVGVGANGDCFNVGTNCGRIRQYAAPGTVASAYPGAVPTPPVDTLAIFLRESRPSGVDGGAGAPKLSQLTGAGIFYQHQTSAYSGVLWITEARAVGVNQTLRAAEAGANKGSISFENIVDLQIANPDPPGAVAGTLLRGVDIVLRMRAFSDSDRTLWRFCRPAEAAALMCQVTSPYSDVDRTIHLVFRNNILAPPAQQNGVLNQKFFERVNGALYFFDFNFPSLSSANTSEGL, from the coding sequence GTGACCAGAATGAGACTTTTGAAAGATAAAATGATTTACAAAAGAGAATGCAGGTCCTGTCTAATTTCTATGCACTTAAAGCACCAGGGTGGATTTACTCTTCCCGAGCTCATGATATCTACTGTTGTCGCCTCAATTGTTTTTCTGGGAGCAGGAACTCTCATTGTCGAAACAAATAGAGGCATCAAAGTGAGCCAGCAACGCCAACATATGATGGACAACATGATTACTGTTAACATGGCTCTCCTTAAGTACGGAAATCAAGCCATAGGCATGAGATGGCAAGGTAACGTGGACATAGACGCACAAGCTGTTGGCGTCGGAGCCAATGGAGATTGCTTTAACGTGGGAACCAATTGCGGGCGAATTCGCCAATATGCCGCCCCCGGGACAGTTGCAAGCGCCTACCCCGGAGCCGTTCCCACTCCGCCTGTCGACACTTTGGCCATTTTTTTGAGAGAATCGCGTCCGAGCGGGGTTGACGGAGGAGCTGGGGCTCCCAAACTGAGCCAACTAACCGGAGCAGGAATTTTCTATCAACATCAAACATCAGCGTATTCTGGAGTCCTCTGGATCACCGAAGCAAGAGCTGTCGGAGTTAACCAAACCTTGCGTGCCGCAGAAGCGGGAGCCAACAAGGGATCTATTTCTTTTGAAAATATTGTCGATCTTCAAATAGCAAACCCAGATCCCCCGGGGGCAGTTGCTGGCACTCTTCTTCGTGGCGTGGATATTGTTCTTCGCATGAGAGCCTTCAGCGATTCAGATAGAACACTTTGGCGCTTTTGCAGGCCAGCAGAAGCCGCTGCGCTAATGTGCCAAGTCACATCGCCTTACTCCGATGTCGACAGAACGATTCATTTGGTTTTTCGAAACAATATTCTCGCTCCTCCTGCTCAACAAAATGGCGTACTTAATCAGAAATTTTTTGAACGAGTAAATGGAGCTCTGTATTTTTTTGATTTCAATTTTCCGAGTCTTTCCAGCGCGAATACCTCGGAGGGATTATAA
- a CDS encoding DUF2817 domain-containing protein, giving the protein MLHILSDWAQSSTGQQISLHSSLPLTHLKTCAPLICIGGVHGDEPEGVLLATALLEWLKSHSGKNRHEWVIIPCLNVDGFKLNQRTNGRGVDLNRNFPSTDWTNEHNAPRYYPGSSKGSENEIKALSQLVHDLQPRLIIHFHSWVPAVIFAGKLPHPAPHFLAESSGYPLKEDIGYPTPGSLGQWAWLDLGIPVICTEECEGATQHETWTRFGPGLQKIFEHPLPLPVK; this is encoded by the coding sequence ATGCTTCATATTTTAAGTGACTGGGCGCAATCTTCAACTGGACAGCAAATTTCGCTTCACAGCTCATTGCCTCTGACGCACTTGAAAACCTGTGCGCCTCTTATTTGTATCGGTGGCGTCCATGGAGACGAGCCAGAAGGAGTTTTGCTCGCAACAGCTCTACTGGAGTGGCTTAAAAGCCACAGCGGGAAAAATCGTCATGAATGGGTGATTATTCCTTGTCTCAATGTGGATGGTTTCAAGCTGAACCAGCGGACCAATGGTCGAGGCGTTGATCTGAATCGAAATTTTCCCAGTACGGATTGGACAAATGAGCACAATGCTCCACGCTATTATCCCGGATCGTCGAAGGGAAGCGAAAACGAAATAAAGGCTCTCAGTCAGTTGGTCCATGACCTACAGCCACGTCTCATTATTCACTTTCATTCATGGGTACCCGCCGTGATCTTTGCCGGAAAACTCCCTCACCCAGCTCCTCATTTTCTTGCCGAAAGCTCTGGCTACCCATTGAAGGAAGACATTGGATATCCCACTCCCGGCAGTCTTGGACAGTGGGCCTGGCTAGACCTCGGTATTCCGGTTATATGCACGGAGGAGTGCGAGGGCGCCACTCAGCACGAAACCTGGACTCGATTCGGGCCGGGTTTGCAAAAGATCTTTGAGCATCCTCTGCCTCTTCCCGTAAAATGA
- a CDS encoding sigma-54-dependent Fis family transcriptional regulator produces MQAHRILVVEDESILRTTLFRALSRIGYQVLTAATRAEAQTLAKSDAPLDLAFIDLRLPDGNGMDLMAELLQIYPKIKVIILTGYGTIDLAVQATRKGAFHFVTKPFNVDEVLSLAEKALLSEKSRSENFALDSALHKKYLFENIVGQSSEIMNVLRIIEKVAESDATVLITGESGTGKELVAKAIHFNSRRAGKPFIPINCGAIPAELLESELFGHIKGAFTGAIANRTGRFELAEGGTLFLDEIGDMSPNLQVKLLRVLQERRFEPLGSTKTISTDVRVLAATNANLEKAVADGRFREDLYYRLNVIPITVPPLRERRSDIPTLFQHFLTHFNRNRDKKLAGISGEAMDFLLRYNWPGNIRELENLVERLTILKGEGLVDTEDLPVKYKKCDGTNERSDFLAGHMESAPESGMDFNSAVDNFENSLILKALEKTGWNRNQAAILLKLNRTTLVEKIKKKGLVPPDVSI; encoded by the coding sequence ATGCAAGCTCATAGAATTCTTGTAGTTGAAGATGAATCCATTCTTCGCACCACTCTGTTTCGGGCCCTCAGCCGCATTGGCTACCAGGTATTGACCGCTGCCACTCGAGCAGAGGCCCAGACCCTGGCCAAATCAGATGCGCCTCTTGATCTCGCCTTTATCGATTTACGCCTTCCTGATGGCAACGGAATGGATCTGATGGCAGAACTCCTGCAGATTTATCCAAAAATTAAAGTCATTATTCTCACAGGATACGGCACCATTGATTTGGCCGTTCAAGCGACTCGAAAAGGTGCTTTTCATTTTGTCACTAAGCCCTTCAATGTGGACGAAGTTCTTAGTCTTGCAGAAAAGGCCCTCTTGAGTGAAAAATCTCGTTCAGAGAATTTCGCGCTCGACAGTGCTCTCCACAAGAAATATCTTTTTGAGAATATCGTGGGTCAGAGCTCAGAAATCATGAACGTTCTCAGAATTATTGAGAAAGTTGCTGAATCCGATGCCACTGTCCTTATTACCGGAGAAAGTGGAACAGGAAAGGAACTTGTCGCAAAGGCGATCCATTTTAATTCTCGCCGCGCGGGCAAGCCATTTATTCCAATCAATTGCGGTGCCATTCCCGCAGAACTCTTGGAAAGTGAATTGTTCGGTCATATTAAAGGCGCCTTCACGGGGGCTATTGCAAATCGCACCGGACGTTTTGAGCTGGCCGAAGGTGGAACTCTCTTTCTCGATGAAATCGGCGATATGAGTCCGAACCTCCAAGTCAAGCTGTTGCGCGTGCTTCAAGAACGCCGCTTTGAGCCCTTGGGTAGTACTAAAACCATTTCTACTGATGTCCGTGTGTTGGCAGCGACGAACGCAAATCTTGAAAAGGCAGTTGCAGATGGTCGATTCAGAGAGGATCTTTATTACCGCCTCAACGTGATACCCATCACGGTTCCCCCACTTCGGGAACGGCGATCTGACATCCCGACTCTCTTTCAACATTTTCTCACTCATTTCAATCGCAATCGCGACAAAAAATTGGCTGGAATTTCAGGAGAGGCCATGGATTTTTTGCTTCGCTACAATTGGCCTGGCAATATTCGTGAATTGGAAAATCTCGTAGAGCGACTAACGATTCTGAAAGGTGAAGGTTTGGTTGATACTGAGGACTTGCCCGTAAAATACAAGAAATGCGACGGCACCAACGAGAGATCAGATTTCCTGGCGGGCCATATGGAGTCAGCTCCTGAATCGGGAATGGACTTCAATTCTGCTGTCGATAATTTTGAGAATTCTCTCATACTGAAAGCTCTTGAAAAGACGGGATGGAATCGCAATCAGGCCGCCATTTTATTAAAACTAAATCGTACAACTTTGGTTGAAAAAATAAAGAAGAAGGGCCTTGTTCCTCCAGATGTCTCCATCTGA
- the glmU gene encoding bifunctional UDP-N-acetylglucosamine diphosphorylase/glucosamine-1-phosphate N-acetyltransferase GlmU, which produces MVMAKKGFSAILLAAGKGTRMRSPLPKVLHPVAGVPMIQRMITEVKQAGAKEIRVVLGFGESLVRSVVEPHGVCCFHQKQQRGTGDAVRAAQPENLEGTVLILNGDHPLIRADELRSLITEFEQSNDDLQVVTVELTNPTGFGRILRRQNKICAIIEEKDASHETRKICEVNAGFYLVRSEILNILLPKIKNENVQGEFYLTDILSLAIEEKMRVEGVKGSRQLAFGVNSQLDLAKATGLIFRRKARELLEKGVVIIDPRATYIEDNVTIGSGSVIYPGVMIKGPSELGSFCVVEPHAMLIRCQLGDGVEVKGGSYIQGAQIRDRAQIGPYAHIRPETTVGVEAKVGNFVELKKVQFGDRAKASHLTYLGDAEVGEDTNIGCGTITCNYAVDHKKYKTKIGKNVFVGSDSQFVAPIEVGDGAVIASGSTITKSVPPGALAVARAKQIVRENYVPRSSHSNSPNSTGSSEEVPAVGVGAIKGERSSK; this is translated from the coding sequence ATGGTCATGGCAAAAAAAGGTTTTTCTGCGATTCTATTGGCGGCAGGCAAGGGCACCCGGATGAGATCTCCTCTACCAAAGGTACTTCATCCTGTGGCGGGTGTTCCGATGATTCAACGGATGATCACCGAGGTGAAGCAGGCTGGGGCGAAAGAGATTCGAGTTGTCCTGGGCTTTGGTGAATCTCTTGTCAGAAGTGTGGTGGAACCTCACGGAGTTTGTTGTTTTCATCAAAAACAGCAAAGGGGCACTGGAGACGCGGTGAGGGCGGCCCAGCCTGAAAATCTAGAAGGAACGGTTTTGATTCTGAATGGAGATCACCCGCTCATTCGGGCAGATGAGTTGCGGAGTTTGATAACTGAGTTTGAACAGTCAAATGATGATTTGCAAGTTGTGACTGTTGAGTTGACCAATCCAACAGGATTTGGACGTATCCTCAGACGGCAAAATAAGATATGTGCAATTATCGAAGAAAAGGATGCTTCGCATGAGACGAGGAAGATCTGTGAGGTTAATGCAGGTTTTTACCTGGTTCGCTCCGAAATTCTCAATATTTTGCTACCGAAAATAAAGAATGAGAACGTACAAGGTGAGTTTTACCTCACAGACATTCTGTCTTTGGCGATCGAAGAAAAGATGAGAGTAGAAGGGGTAAAAGGGAGCCGACAATTGGCCTTTGGGGTCAATAGCCAGCTGGACTTAGCTAAGGCCACCGGATTGATCTTTCGAAGGAAGGCACGTGAGTTGTTAGAAAAGGGCGTTGTGATCATTGATCCACGAGCGACTTACATCGAGGACAACGTCACTATCGGATCAGGATCTGTCATCTATCCTGGTGTCATGATCAAAGGGCCAAGTGAACTAGGATCATTTTGCGTGGTGGAGCCCCACGCAATGCTGATTCGTTGTCAATTGGGAGATGGAGTTGAAGTCAAAGGTGGAAGCTATATTCAGGGTGCCCAAATAAGGGACAGAGCTCAGATTGGCCCCTACGCACACATCAGACCAGAGACGACTGTGGGTGTCGAAGCAAAGGTTGGAAACTTTGTGGAACTGAAGAAAGTTCAGTTTGGAGATCGGGCCAAGGCTTCTCATTTGACTTACTTAGGTGACGCCGAAGTGGGAGAGGACACGAATATAGGTTGTGGCACAATCACTTGTAACTATGCGGTCGATCACAAAAAATACAAAACAAAGATTGGTAAAAATGTATTCGTTGGGAGTGACAGTCAATTCGTTGCTCCCATAGAGGTGGGGGACGGAGCGGTTATCGCTTCGGGGTCGACAATCACTAAGAGTGTTCCTCCAGGGGCGCTAGCAGTCGCTCGCGCTAAGCAAATCGTAAGAGAGAATTATGTACCGAGAAGCTCTCATTCTAATTCCCCCAATTCCACTGGTTCTTCGGAGGAGGTCCCTGCTGTGGGAGTTGGGGCGATAAAGGGAGAAAGATCATCAAAGTAG